The Drosophila biarmipes strain raj3 unplaced genomic scaffold, RU_DBia_V1.1 ptg000019l, whole genome shotgun sequence genome includes a region encoding these proteins:
- the LOC127012084 gene encoding uncharacterized protein LOC127012084 has translation MAGCSPGTRRRAFGERESLKIKNGARGGLEIKDEERESLEIKDGERESLESKRVWSGFGDQQSLETKDGERESGDLARRARVPCAKGSNGTPRERRCHISAAERHTSMPYASRESAGRQHQAGHRREKAHEGQEGQTGAMDLDPVWRVSAGRPQTGNNGSRKKGTNQGLQ, from the coding sequence atggccggctgctcaccaggtacgcggcgaagagcgtttggagaacgtgagagtttgaagatcaAGAACGGAGCACGTGggggtttggagatcaaggacgaagaacgtgagagtttggagatcaaggacggagaacgtgagagtttggagagcaagcgAGTTTGGagcgggtttggagaccaacagagtttggagaccaaggatggagaaagagagagcggagacttggcgagaagagcgagggtgccgtgtgcaaaaggaagtaacgggacgccgcgggagagaaggtgccacatctcggcagcggagcggcacacaagcatgccatatgcgtcacgggaatcagcgggacgacagcatcaggctggacatcggcgggaaaaagcgcatgaaggacaagagggtcaaactggagccatggatttggacccggtgtggagagtttcggcgggccgtccgCAAacgggaaataacggttcccggaagaaaggcacgaaccaaggtctccaatga